A part of Caldicellulosiruptor owensensis OL genomic DNA contains:
- the spoIIP gene encoding stage II sporulation protein P, protein MVKVVDFKKVVLIGTIFFILGTGFLVERLIFFNQTARAVLFRYSKEIISFNLPILSGGSANEVFKIENLIRFSYPLFAVISVQEIEDSPAYEDDAIVIDYNQDVQKAQKNSQLESQNEYIEFQKYFENSTQKSGFYNIEVMNQTDYKVDVDTLLKTSFKIFNGKKPSILIYHTHTTESYNTFSQSLVYTPGSTDRTLDFNYNVVRVGEELKKILEKQYGYKVYHSKEINDYPEYKGSYSRSLKVIEKYKSEHPDIKVFIDLHRDAIGSGSKKMKVSTVAFGYEVAKVMLVVGTDKLGLFHPFWRQNLLFAVHLQKNLSKICPQITRPINLSAARYNQHVSPYAIIIEVGSNGNTLEEALRSCQIIAKALDDTIMGR, encoded by the coding sequence ATGGTTAAGGTTGTTGATTTTAAAAAGGTAGTATTGATAGGTACTATATTCTTTATACTGGGCACTGGCTTTTTAGTTGAGAGGTTAATCTTTTTCAACCAAACAGCAAGAGCAGTGCTTTTCAGGTATTCAAAAGAGATAATTTCTTTTAATTTGCCCATTTTATCTGGCGGTTCCGCAAATGAAGTTTTTAAGATTGAAAACCTAATAAGATTTTCTTATCCTTTGTTTGCAGTAATAAGTGTTCAAGAGATTGAGGATTCGCCTGCGTATGAAGATGATGCCATTGTAATAGATTATAACCAGGATGTTCAAAAAGCACAAAAAAATAGCCAGCTTGAAAGCCAGAATGAGTACATTGAATTTCAGAAATACTTCGAAAACAGCACTCAAAAAAGTGGATTTTACAACATAGAGGTCATGAACCAAACAGATTATAAGGTTGATGTTGATACTCTTTTGAAAACGAGCTTCAAAATCTTCAATGGTAAAAAACCATCAATTTTGATTTACCATACTCACACAACAGAAAGCTATAATACTTTTTCCCAAAGCCTTGTATACACACCCGGGTCAACAGACAGAACGCTTGATTTTAACTACAATGTTGTGAGAGTAGGGGAAGAGCTAAAGAAGATCTTGGAAAAACAGTATGGTTATAAGGTTTATCACAGCAAGGAAATAAATGATTATCCAGAATACAAGGGTTCTTATTCGAGGTCATTGAAGGTAATTGAGAAATATAAAAGTGAACATCCTGATATAAAAGTCTTTATAGATTTGCACAGGGATGCTATTGGAAGTGGTTCAAAGAAGATGAAGGTTTCAACAGTTGCGTTTGGATATGAGGTTGCAAAAGTTATGCTTGTTGTGGGGACAGACAAACTTGGTCTTTTTCATCCATTTTGGCGACAAAACCTTTTGTTTGCTGTACATCTTCAAAAAAATCTCAGCAAAATATGCCCGCAGATTACAAGACCTATAAACCTTTCTGCTGCGCGGTACAATCAACATGTATCACCATATGCGATAATCATTGAAGTTGGTAGCAATGGTAATACGTTGGAAGAAGCTTTAAGAAGTTGTCAGATTATTGCAAAGGCATTGGATGATACCATCATGGGAAGGTGA
- a CDS encoding small, acid-soluble spore protein, alpha/beta type, with translation MARQKIMSEELKMEIAKELGVYDTVSKYGWGEVKSRDCGNIVRKAIEMAERALKERQ, from the coding sequence CTGGCAAGGCAAAAGATCATGTCAGAGGAGCTCAAAATGGAAATAGCAAAAGAACTTGGAGTGTACGACACAGTATCAAAGTACGGTTGGGGAGAAGTAAAATCGCGCGACTGTGGTAACATTGTCAGAAAAGCGATCGAGATGGCAGAAAGAGCCTTGAAAGAAAGGCAATAA
- the mtnP gene encoding S-methyl-5'-thioadenosine phosphorylase, whose protein sequence is MIGIICGSGFYSFLENFEELEIETPYGKPSDKIAISTVEGKEVAFIPRHGKKHIYPPHKVPYKANVYALKQLGVDKIISTTACGSLKKEISPGDFVVVDQFVDRTWGRDDTFSYIGNVRHTLMAHPYDPEMREIAIKVLEELGFRFHKKGTCVVIQGSRFSTLAESRWYSKAGFDVIGMTQYPEVALANELRIRYLNITLVTDYDAGLEDDPDIKPVSHEEVLRVFSENVEKLKKVIIEIIKRI, encoded by the coding sequence GTGATAGGAATAATATGTGGTTCGGGATTTTATTCTTTTTTGGAGAATTTTGAGGAACTTGAGATTGAAACACCTTATGGTAAACCAAGTGATAAAATAGCAATCTCCACGGTAGAAGGAAAAGAAGTTGCCTTTATACCAAGACATGGTAAAAAGCATATTTATCCCCCTCACAAAGTGCCATACAAAGCAAACGTATATGCATTAAAACAGCTTGGCGTTGACAAGATTATTTCCACAACAGCTTGCGGGAGTCTGAAAAAAGAAATTTCACCAGGTGATTTCGTGGTTGTTGACCAATTTGTTGACAGAACATGGGGGCGGGATGACACATTTTCATATATTGGAAATGTAAGACATACTTTGATGGCTCACCCCTATGACCCAGAGATGAGAGAGATTGCAATCAAGGTTTTAGAAGAACTTGGTTTTAGATTTCACAAAAAAGGTACATGTGTTGTTATTCAGGGATCAAGATTTTCAACTTTAGCAGAGAGTAGATGGTATTCTAAGGCAGGGTTTGACGTAATTGGAATGACACAGTATCCTGAGGTAGCCTTGGCAAATGAGCTAAGGATAAGGTATTTAAATATTACTCTTGTTACAGACTATGATGCTGGATTAGAAGATGACCCAGATATAAAACCTGTTTCCCATGAAGAAGTTTTGAGAGTGTTTTCTGAAAATGTAGAAAAGCTCAAAAAGGTTATCATTGAAATAATAAAAAGAATATAA
- the gpr gene encoding GPR endopeptidase yields MFKIQTDLALETRELVQKGFGREIEGVEVEERKEFDDKIKITKVKINSIKGEAILQKPMGNYITIEADGLRDEDFDVQEKVSKVLANELESLINVSQKSSVLVVGLGNWNVTPDSLGPKVVSKVLITRHLFEFVPEKVQDRRIRSVCAISPGVLGITGIETSEIISGIVQKIHPDLIIAIDALASRRLERISTAIQIADTGIIPGSGIGNERKGITKDTVGVPVVAIGVPMVVDAAIIANDAIDLLIERLKNETERSSPLYMLLESIPDEDRFNLIKEVIYPYYGNLFVTPKDIDRIVENISTVIADGINMAIHPEVKENDEYRYVN; encoded by the coding sequence ATGTTTAAAATTCAAACAGATCTTGCCCTTGAGACGAGAGAACTTGTCCAAAAAGGGTTTGGAAGGGAGATAGAAGGTGTTGAGGTCGAAGAGAGAAAAGAGTTTGACGATAAAATTAAAATCACTAAGGTCAAGATTAACTCTATAAAAGGTGAAGCTATTTTGCAAAAGCCTATGGGTAATTATATCACAATCGAAGCTGATGGGCTGCGCGATGAAGATTTTGATGTTCAGGAAAAGGTTTCAAAGGTACTGGCAAACGAGCTTGAAAGCTTAATAAATGTGTCACAAAAATCTTCTGTGCTTGTTGTTGGACTTGGCAACTGGAATGTTACGCCCGACTCTTTAGGGCCAAAAGTTGTGTCAAAGGTGTTGATAACACGTCATTTGTTTGAGTTTGTGCCAGAAAAGGTCCAAGACAGGCGAATACGATCTGTTTGCGCAATATCGCCAGGTGTTCTGGGTATAACTGGAATTGAAACCAGCGAGATAATAAGCGGTATTGTTCAAAAGATACATCCTGATTTAATAATTGCAATTGATGCACTTGCTTCAAGAAGGCTTGAGAGGATATCAACTGCTATCCAGATTGCAGATACAGGTATTATTCCCGGTTCAGGTATTGGAAATGAACGAAAAGGTATCACAAAAGATACAGTTGGTGTGCCGGTGGTGGCAATTGGTGTTCCTATGGTTGTTGATGCAGCAATTATTGCAAATGATGCCATAGACCTTCTGATTGAAAGACTGAAAAACGAAACAGAAAGATCATCGCCGCTTTATATGCTTTTGGAGAGTATTCCTGATGAGGACAGGTTTAATCTTATCAAAGAGGTTATATACCCTTACTATGGTAATCTTTTTGTGACACCAAAAGACATCGACAGGATTGTTGAGAACATTTCAACTGTGATTGCAGACGGGATAAATATGGCGATTCACCCAGAGGTAAAAGAAAATGATGAGTATAGATATGTAAATTAA
- a CDS encoding cell wall hydrolase — protein sequence MAKLLKRYSLIIVFLLISFILSIYSAKLIYDIKRASYENIEKKLEKALESTDKEVLNEFVETQGSTSYQNKDLYLLARVINGEARGEPYIGQVAIGAVIINRTKHPGFPKTISGVIYQPGAFTCVSDGQINAKLEPTALKAAREALNGWDPTNGCIYYYNPAKTTNKWIWSRKVMLVIGKHRFAK from the coding sequence ATGGCTAAACTATTAAAAAGATATTCACTTATTATCGTTTTTCTTTTAATAAGTTTTATCCTCAGTATATATTCTGCAAAGCTTATTTATGATATAAAAAGAGCAAGTTACGAAAATATTGAAAAAAAACTTGAAAAAGCATTAGAAAGTACTGACAAAGAAGTTTTAAACGAGTTTGTTGAAACTCAGGGGTCAACAAGTTATCAAAATAAAGATTTATATCTTTTAGCCAGAGTAATAAACGGCGAAGCGAGGGGAGAACCCTATATAGGTCAGGTTGCAATTGGTGCTGTGATTATAAATAGGACAAAACATCCTGGATTTCCAAAGACAATCAGTGGTGTAATCTATCAGCCAGGTGCTTTTACTTGTGTGTCCGACGGTCAAATTAATGCAAAGCTTGAACCAACAGCGCTAAAAGCTGCAAGGGAAGCGTTAAATGGATGGGACCCGACAAATGGTTGTATATATTACTACAATCCTGCAAAGACAACAAACAAATGGATTTGGAGTAGAAAAGTTATGCTTGTCATTGGCAAGCACAGGTTTGCAAAATAA
- a CDS encoding MurT ligase domain-containing protein: MEKIKLYIAILLGMIVKLMLKLFGQDATSAPGKIALKIYPGIMKEINKRSKLKILISGTNGKTTTNNIINWLIGNDKIVLSNLKGSNMANGIVSSFINNFRSSYDIACFEVDEGSLPFVTRYLKPDIFVTTNVFRDQLDRYGELDRVKELILSHIGQALAIINADDPNLASFSGKRKVFYSVDENVLSRRINVTLDSRFCPLCNARLEYLFYNVGHLGKYKCLVCGYKNPESRFVITNIKENLEGFVFDFVDRETDIHIENIRWKMGGVYNLYNVCAAISVAILIGVEEKRIKERIETFENKLGRLEKKEVGGKKVIISLVKNPIGMSETLSVISQDPDPKAIVFILNDNAADGKDISWIWDADFDILSRIENIKALYFGGKRKEDMALRVKYSEYMLANFEFIDYKEELDKVFELKDIEKVYILPTYTALFEVKEIVDKLSKRMG; encoded by the coding sequence TTGGAGAAAATAAAACTTTACATTGCTATTTTGCTGGGGATGATTGTTAAGCTTATGCTGAAGCTTTTTGGCCAAGATGCGACAAGCGCTCCAGGTAAGATTGCCCTGAAGATTTATCCAGGGATTATGAAAGAAATTAATAAAAGAAGCAAACTGAAGATACTTATCTCAGGCACAAATGGCAAAACAACTACAAACAATATAATAAACTGGCTAATTGGTAATGATAAAATTGTACTTTCTAATTTAAAAGGTTCAAATATGGCAAATGGCATTGTGAGCTCTTTTATAAATAATTTCAGGTCAAGTTATGATATTGCATGTTTTGAAGTTGATGAAGGTTCACTGCCGTTTGTAACAAGATATTTAAAACCAGACATATTTGTCACAACAAATGTGTTCAGGGACCAGCTTGACAGGTACGGTGAACTTGACAGAGTAAAAGAGCTGATTTTGAGTCATATTGGACAGGCTTTAGCTATAATAAATGCGGACGACCCAAACTTGGCAAGCTTTAGCGGTAAAAGAAAGGTGTTTTATAGTGTTGATGAAAACGTGCTTAGCCGAAGAATCAATGTCACATTAGATTCACGTTTCTGTCCCCTGTGCAATGCCAGGCTTGAATATTTGTTTTATAATGTCGGGCATCTTGGCAAATATAAATGCTTGGTGTGTGGTTATAAAAATCCTGAGAGCAGGTTTGTCATTACTAATATAAAAGAAAATTTGGAAGGGTTTGTTTTTGACTTTGTTGACAGGGAAACAGATATACATATTGAGAACATTAGATGGAAAATGGGAGGTGTTTATAATCTGTACAATGTCTGTGCAGCAATCTCGGTAGCAATATTGATTGGTGTTGAAGAGAAAAGAATAAAGGAAAGAATAGAAACATTTGAAAATAAGCTTGGGAGGTTAGAGAAGAAAGAAGTTGGCGGCAAAAAAGTAATAATATCACTTGTAAAAAATCCTATAGGCATGAGCGAGACACTGAGCGTAATTAGCCAGGACCCCGATCCCAAGGCAATTGTGTTTATCCTCAACGACAATGCTGCAGATGGCAAGGATATTTCTTGGATTTGGGATGCTGATTTTGATATCTTGTCCAGGATAGAAAACATCAAAGCTTTGTACTTTGGCGGCAAGAGAAAAGAAGATATGGCTTTGAGAGTAAAATATAGCGAATATATGCTTGCTAATTTTGAATTTATTGACTACAAAGAAGAATTGGACAAGGTTTTTGAGCTAAAAGATATTGAGAAGGTCTATATTCTTCCAACATATACAGCTCTTTTTGAAGTGAAGGAAATAGTAGATAAGCTTTCAAAAAGGATGGGATGA
- a CDS encoding BMP family lipoprotein codes for MKKKLYAVLSLVVIAALLLSLNVSWNKASGSTSNANFKVGLVTDVGGVNDRSFNQSAYEGMKKAEKELKIKTTLIQSKQMTDYIPNLQKLAKANYNLVIAVGFMMHDAVVTVAKQFPKTKFLIIDSEISDLPNVVSAMFREEQAGYLAGVAVASLEKAKFAKTTGKNVFGVAGGMKIPPVDRYIAGFKAGVLSEIPKAKVIIKYTGKFDDPASGKQVALSEIAQGADFVFQVAGQTGLGVIQAAKEKGVYAIGVDSDQSYVAPNTVVTSAMKRVDVATYSIIKDTLNGKFKSGVVYFDLKNNGVGLAPFMKGVPKSLNDKINKVIADIKAGKIKIPTEVK; via the coding sequence ATGAAGAAAAAATTATATGCGGTTTTGAGTCTCGTTGTAATTGCTGCGCTTTTGTTGAGCTTAAATGTTTCATGGAACAAGGCAAGTGGTTCAACGTCAAATGCAAACTTCAAGGTAGGGCTTGTTACAGACGTTGGTGGTGTCAATGACAGAAGTTTTAACCAGTCGGCATATGAGGGAATGAAGAAGGCAGAGAAGGAACTAAAAATCAAAACAACTCTTATTCAGTCAAAGCAGATGACAGACTACATTCCGAATCTACAAAAGCTTGCGAAAGCAAATTATAACTTGGTCATTGCAGTTGGTTTTATGATGCACGATGCAGTTGTGACAGTTGCAAAACAGTTTCCAAAGACAAAGTTCCTGATCATCGACTCTGAGATTTCAGATCTTCCAAACGTGGTTTCGGCAATGTTCAGGGAAGAACAAGCTGGGTATTTGGCAGGTGTTGCTGTTGCTTCGCTTGAAAAGGCAAAGTTTGCAAAGACAACTGGAAAGAACGTGTTTGGCGTTGCAGGTGGTATGAAAATTCCGCCAGTTGACAGGTACATTGCAGGGTTTAAAGCTGGTGTTTTGAGTGAGATTCCAAAAGCAAAAGTTATAATCAAATACACTGGCAAGTTTGACGACCCAGCATCAGGTAAACAGGTTGCTCTTTCTGAGATAGCACAAGGCGCGGATTTTGTGTTCCAGGTTGCGGGTCAGACAGGTCTTGGTGTTATTCAGGCTGCTAAAGAAAAGGGAGTTTATGCAATCGGTGTTGACTCAGACCAAAGCTATGTTGCACCAAACACTGTTGTGACCTCTGCGATGAAGAGAGTTGACGTTGCAACATACAGCATTATAAAAGATACATTAAACGGTAAGTTCAAGAGCGGTGTTGTTTATTTTGACCTTAAGAACAACGGTGTTGGACTTGCTCCATTCATGAAAGGTGTTCCAAAGAGCTTGAATGATAAGATAAACAAGGTAATAGCAGATATAAAGGCTGGAAAGATAAAGATACCAACAGAGGTAAAATAA
- the ypeB gene encoding germination protein YpeB encodes MSILGGYKEFRERLKSVRLWSVMAITLGILVIVALWGVNQYKGKANYHNYLTNMWHRAFFDMVGYVQNIQALLSKAEVSGDDRQRAVLYTEVWRNAFAAQENLSQLPIENNVALEKTAKYLTQVGDLSFSLSKQLMSGKKETLPQKQQLKKLRAYADKLSNNLNELAIEISQGRLRWGEVRVVGTSRFRRIAQNVTSSRMLAVEAGFKDYPTLIYDGPFSDHISRQTPKGLPEKLVNKEQAKKIALDFLNLERADIVNYLGLSGDRIKIYTFEIIPDRKIRDRTITIAISKKGGKIIWMIDNRASSSPKIGVAKAKENAKKFLIEKGFANMIDTFYLKQDNTALINYIYQQNGVKIYPDMVKVRVALDTGQIVGFDATAYYMSHTSRKIPEPAISEKQARGLISKNFDVQSVSLAIIPLDSGKEVFTYEFLGKYDGKYFADYINAITGKEENILEIIKDPNGILSM; translated from the coding sequence TTGAGTATTTTAGGTGGATACAAAGAATTTAGGGAAAGACTGAAGAGTGTTAGGCTCTGGAGCGTGATGGCAATCACACTTGGTATTTTGGTTATTGTAGCGCTTTGGGGAGTAAACCAGTATAAAGGAAAAGCAAACTACCACAACTATCTTACCAATATGTGGCACAGAGCATTTTTCGACATGGTAGGTTATGTTCAAAACATTCAGGCGCTTCTTTCAAAAGCTGAAGTGTCAGGCGATGACAGGCAAAGAGCAGTTTTATATACCGAGGTGTGGCGAAACGCTTTTGCAGCGCAGGAGAACCTTTCCCAGCTTCCTATTGAAAATAATGTTGCCTTAGAAAAGACAGCAAAGTATCTTACCCAAGTTGGAGATCTCAGTTTTTCACTTTCAAAACAGCTCATGAGCGGCAAAAAAGAGACATTGCCTCAAAAACAACAGCTCAAAAAACTTCGAGCGTATGCGGATAAACTCAGTAACAACTTGAATGAGCTTGCAATTGAGATAAGTCAGGGAAGGCTGAGATGGGGCGAGGTCAGAGTAGTTGGAACGTCAAGGTTCAGAAGGATAGCTCAGAATGTTACAAGCAGCAGGATGCTGGCAGTTGAGGCAGGGTTTAAAGACTACCCAACTTTGATATATGACGGACCTTTTTCTGACCACATCAGTCGCCAAACTCCAAAAGGGCTTCCAGAGAAGCTTGTAAACAAAGAACAGGCAAAAAAGATTGCACTTGACTTTTTAAATCTTGAAAGAGCTGACATTGTTAATTATTTAGGACTTTCAGGAGATAGAATAAAGATTTATACTTTTGAGATAATTCCTGACAGAAAAATTCGGGATAGAACAATCACAATAGCTATTTCTAAAAAAGGTGGTAAAATAATTTGGATGATTGACAACAGGGCTTCCTCTTCCCCAAAAATAGGTGTTGCGAAAGCAAAGGAAAATGCTAAAAAGTTTTTAATTGAAAAAGGTTTTGCTAACATGATTGACACCTTTTATCTAAAACAGGACAACACTGCCCTGATAAATTATATCTATCAGCAAAATGGTGTTAAGATATACCCTGATATGGTGAAAGTTAGAGTTGCTCTTGACACGGGACAAATAGTAGGGTTTGATGCAACAGCATATTATATGTCCCACACTTCAAGGAAGATCCCTGAACCTGCAATATCTGAAAAACAGGCAAGAGGATTAATTAGCAAAAATTTTGATGTGCAAAGCGTATCGCTTGCTATAATTCCACTTGATTCTGGAAAAGAAGTCTTCACATATGAATTTTTAGGCAAATACGATGGCAAATATTTTGCTGATTATATAAATGCAATCACTGGGAAGGAAGAAAATATCTTAGAGATAATTAAAGACCCTAATGGAATTTTGTCAATGTAA
- the xerD gene encoding site-specific tyrosine recombinase XerD produces MSIVEAFCDHLQRQNRFSQNTISSYLRDAKKYIEFLDNMKIKLENTSQATLIAYIISMQKSGKSNSTIARAIVSLKVFYDFLKTQKIIDIGKIEIEPPKLEKNPPQILTRDEVEKLLSCPKEDDIKGIRDKAMLELLYATGIKVSELINLNLDDINLEHGYIICKNKKRDRVIPIGSYAISAVEKYLRYSRPYLAKSKDEEALFLNFNGERMTRQGFWKIVKFYAQSAEIDKEITPHVLRHSFATHLIENGADVRAVQQMLGHADISTTQRYLQVANVKLKEVYQKTHPRA; encoded by the coding sequence ATGAGTATTGTGGAAGCTTTTTGCGATCATCTTCAAAGACAGAATAGGTTTTCACAAAATACCATAAGCTCATATTTGCGGGATGCTAAAAAATACATAGAATTTTTGGACAACATGAAGATAAAACTTGAAAATACTTCTCAGGCAACTTTAATAGCATATATCATCAGTATGCAAAAGAGTGGGAAATCAAACAGTACAATTGCACGGGCAATTGTTTCACTCAAAGTATTTTACGATTTTTTGAAAACTCAAAAAATTATCGATATTGGGAAAATTGAGATTGAACCTCCCAAACTTGAAAAGAATCCACCTCAGATACTTACTAGAGACGAGGTGGAAAAACTTCTTTCGTGTCCAAAGGAAGATGATATTAAGGGAATAAGAGACAAAGCAATGCTTGAACTTTTATATGCAACAGGTATCAAGGTAAGCGAGCTTATAAATCTAAATCTTGATGACATTAATCTTGAACACGGATATATCATCTGCAAAAACAAGAAAAGAGACAGGGTGATTCCTATTGGTTCATATGCCATTTCGGCAGTGGAGAAGTATTTGCGTTATTCGCGGCCTTACCTCGCAAAAAGTAAAGATGAAGAAGCTCTGTTTTTGAACTTCAACGGTGAGAGAATGACAAGACAGGGATTTTGGAAGATAGTAAAGTTCTATGCGCAAAGCGCGGAGATAGATAAAGAAATAACACCGCATGTGCTCAGACACTCTTTTGCCACCCATCTGATTGAAAATGGGGCGGATGTGAGGGCTGTTCAGCAAATGCTTGGCCATGCTGATATTTCCACAACACAGAGATATCTTCAGGTTGCAAATGTTAAGCTAAAAGAGGTGTATCAAAAAACCCATCCACGTGCATAA
- a CDS encoding ABC transporter ATP-binding protein, whose amino-acid sequence MEYILQVKGISKRFGDIQANDNVCLDVKKGEVHAILGENGAGKSTLMNIIYGLYTPDSGEIYFEGQKLEVKGPHEAIEKGIGMVHQHFMLIPVFTVAENIVLGFEPKGFGFNVQEAEKKILEISKKYNLEIDPKAKVGDLSVGMQQRVEILKAFYRDARLLILDEPTAMLTPQETRELFKIINNLKSQGISILFISHKLDEVMEISDRVTVMRRGKTIKTLNTKETNEQELANLMVGREVKLVVEKSEPRLGETVLKVENLSVRLKNGVEKVKDVSFEIRRGEIFGIAGVDGNGQNELVEAIVGLISSTGKIIFNGQEIQNLPTRKCYEKGIAYIPADRQQDGLVLNFTVAENIVLKRYYKKPYSNKAFLNYKTIISEADRLIHEFDVRPPDYKLFAKNLSGGNQQKVILAREFSSNQDLLIAVQPTRGMDVGAIEYIHRKLIELRDRGKAILLVSLELDEILNLSDRIAVMYSGRIMDILESKNATKEEIGLLMIGKKKKEA is encoded by the coding sequence ATGGAGTACATTTTGCAGGTCAAAGGTATTTCTAAAAGATTTGGTGATATTCAAGCAAATGATAATGTGTGTTTGGATGTCAAAAAAGGTGAGGTACATGCCATACTTGGGGAAAATGGTGCTGGAAAATCTACTTTAATGAATATCATCTATGGTCTTTACACTCCTGATTCTGGAGAGATATATTTTGAGGGGCAAAAACTTGAGGTCAAAGGTCCTCATGAAGCGATTGAAAAAGGAATAGGGATGGTTCATCAGCATTTTATGTTGATACCTGTATTTACGGTGGCTGAAAATATTGTTTTGGGATTTGAGCCAAAAGGTTTTGGATTTAATGTTCAGGAGGCTGAGAAAAAAATTCTTGAAATTTCGAAAAAATATAATTTGGAAATTGATCCGAAGGCCAAGGTGGGAGATTTGAGTGTTGGTATGCAACAAAGAGTGGAGATATTAAAGGCTTTTTATAGAGATGCAAGGCTTTTAATACTTGATGAACCAACAGCAATGCTCACACCTCAAGAGACAAGAGAGCTTTTTAAGATTATTAATAATCTAAAGAGTCAGGGTATATCTATTTTATTCATAAGCCATAAGCTTGATGAGGTTATGGAAATTTCAGATAGAGTTACTGTTATGAGAAGAGGAAAGACAATTAAAACCTTGAACACCAAAGAAACAAACGAACAGGAACTTGCGAATTTGATGGTTGGAAGAGAAGTTAAACTTGTTGTTGAAAAGAGTGAACCGCGGTTAGGAGAGACTGTGTTAAAGGTTGAAAACCTTTCAGTCAGATTGAAAAACGGTGTTGAAAAAGTCAAAGATGTAAGTTTTGAAATAAGAAGAGGAGAAATTTTTGGGATAGCAGGTGTTGATGGAAACGGTCAAAATGAGCTTGTTGAAGCTATTGTTGGACTTATTTCATCAACAGGGAAGATAATTTTCAACGGGCAAGAGATTCAAAACCTTCCCACCCGCAAATGTTATGAAAAAGGGATTGCTTATATTCCAGCAGACAGGCAGCAGGACGGGCTTGTTTTGAACTTTACAGTGGCAGAAAACATTGTGCTCAAAAGATACTATAAAAAGCCATATTCTAATAAAGCTTTTTTAAACTATAAGACAATAATCTCAGAAGCAGATAGACTCATACATGAATTTGATGTGCGTCCACCTGATTACAAGCTGTTTGCAAAGAACCTTTCAGGTGGCAATCAGCAAAAGGTAATCTTGGCAAGAGAGTTTTCAAGCAATCAAGACCTTTTAATTGCTGTTCAGCCAACAAGAGGAATGGATGTGGGGGCTATAGAGTACATCCATAGAAAACTGATTGAGCTTAGAGACAGAGGCAAAGCTATATTGCTTGTTTCTTTAGAGCTTGATGAGATTTTGAACCTCTCTGACAGGATTGCTGTGATGTATTCGGGCAGGATTATGGATATTTTGGAGAGCAAGAATGCAACAAAAGAAGAAATAGGGCTTTTGATGATAGGCAAGAAAAAGAAGGAGGCCTAA
- a CDS encoding type 1 glutamine amidotransferase produces the protein MKVEINIVNMFPEVLNLYGDRGNIICLQKRCVWRGIEANIFEYNLGADQEILKNADIILLGGASDREQSIVYSHLLNLKELVKSLIEDGVVVLAICGGYQLLGEAYVDSSGRTIKGLHILDFITKAEGKRLIGNIIIETSLDVFPKTVVGYENHGGRTYHDYQPFGKVLKGYGNNGKDRFEGLIYKNVIGTYLHGPLLPKNPHIADLMLKKALERKYALDSSEFQKLNDTLEYMAHNKVKELYM, from the coding sequence ATGAAAGTGGAGATAAATATAGTAAATATGTTTCCAGAAGTTTTAAACCTGTATGGAGATAGAGGCAATATTATCTGTCTGCAGAAAAGATGCGTCTGGAGAGGCATAGAAGCAAACATTTTTGAATACAATTTAGGCGCAGACCAAGAAATCCTAAAAAATGCAGATATAATCTTGCTTGGTGGGGCATCTGATAGGGAGCAATCTATTGTGTATTCACATCTTTTGAATTTAAAAGAACTTGTAAAGAGTCTCATTGAAGATGGAGTTGTAGTACTTGCAATCTGTGGCGGGTATCAGCTTTTAGGAGAGGCTTATGTTGATTCGAGCGGCAGAACAATAAAAGGTCTTCACATCCTGGATTTTATAACAAAGGCTGAAGGGAAAAGACTTATTGGTAATATTATAATTGAAACAAGCTTAGATGTGTTTCCCAAAACAGTTGTGGGATATGAAAATCATGGTGGAAGAACATATCATGATTATCAGCCTTTTGGCAAGGTCTTAAAAGGTTATGGTAACAACGGGAAGGATAGATTTGAAGGGCTGATTTATAAAAACGTGATAGGCACCTATCTGCACGGACCTCTTCTTCCTAAAAATCCGCATATTGCAGACCTTATGCTCAAAAAAGCTCTTGAAAGAAAGTATGCTTTAGATAGCTCAGAATTTCAGAAATTAAATGATACATTAGAGTATATGGCTCACAACAAGGTAAAAGAATTGTATATGTAA